The proteins below come from a single Flavobacterium lindanitolerans genomic window:
- a CDS encoding DUF4834 family protein — translation MQFASFNGVLRTLFILVCIYYAVRLLARIFFPIMVRTVVQKAEQSFQQQQQNYQRQNSQDDFVNINTNANRRSDRPRETKKVGEYIDYEEID, via the coding sequence ATGCAATTTGCTTCATTTAACGGAGTCTTGAGAACGTTGTTTATCCTGGTCTGCATTTATTATGCTGTCAGACTGCTTGCAAGGATATTTTTCCCGATCATGGTGAGAACCGTAGTGCAAAAAGCGGAACAGAGTTTTCAGCAGCAACAGCAAAACTATCAGAGACAAAATAGCCAGGATGATTTTGTTAATATCAATACAAATGCCAACAGAAGATCTGACCGACCTCGTGAGACTAAAAAAGTAGGCGAATACATCGATTACGAAGAAATAGACTAA
- a CDS encoding YfhO family protein, producing MKIISKYYPHLLAILGFVLVSLIYFYPVMQGKQIYQSDIAQYTGMAKEQNDFRAKEKEEPFWTNSAFGGMPTYQLGAKYPNDFVGDLDDVLRFLPRPADYLFLYFLGFYGLLLALRIDPLKAFFGALAFGFSTYLIIILGVGHNAKAHAIAYMPLVVAGVILVFRRKFVLGGLLTMIAGALEINANHFQMTYYLLFLLLIIGIYFLYKYIKQKDYKGILYAVGVFAVAGILAVGANATSLMATSEYTDFSMRGKSELTYNPDGSKNTTTSSMSYDYITEYSYGIAESLNLFAPRLFGGSNSEHLGNKSKVYEFISAQGANPEEAQGFTEAYAKTYWGDQPIVAAPAYIGAVVFFLCILALFNDKRKIKYAFLGGAIFSLLLSWGKNFPLMTDFFINYVPMYDKFRAVSSIQVVLELCIPVLAIMGLQSFFKSEKEEQWKSLKLAGGVSLGIIVLLFFAKGMFDFTGPYDAQMQQMFSQAQGSHSFGLEFIEALREDRKNMYNADLLRSGFLILVTAGLLWLHIKNKLSHTFAVVLVGLFMIGDLFFIDKNYVDSTGFVSAREVNEPFQPTVSDQQILRDTTQYRVYEIEGRLQARTSYFHKSLSGYSAVRPRRIEQLFDYQIAKNNLNVLNMLNTKYVIQVDEKGQEYPIINPDANGNAWFVSEVKFVNTPDEEMKALDKLDTKNQAVFNQKEFKNAISKTYQKDSTATIVLNSYKPNHLKYTSNNSQKGLAVFSEIYYPKGWKATIDGKPADHFRVDYTLRAMEIPAGKHTIEFKFEPQVVKTGSTIALISSIVMILLLIGGIYWENRRNKKENSLEK from the coding sequence ATGAAAATAATCAGCAAGTATTATCCTCACTTACTGGCCATTTTAGGCTTTGTTTTGGTTTCCCTAATTTATTTTTATCCTGTTATGCAGGGCAAGCAGATTTATCAGTCTGATATTGCGCAATATACAGGTATGGCAAAAGAGCAGAACGATTTCCGTGCAAAGGAAAAAGAAGAGCCATTCTGGACAAATTCTGCCTTTGGAGGAATGCCAACCTATCAGTTGGGGGCCAAATATCCTAATGATTTTGTAGGTGATTTAGATGATGTATTGCGTTTTCTGCCTCGACCGGCTGACTACCTTTTCTTGTATTTTCTCGGATTTTACGGATTATTGCTCGCCTTGAGGATTGACCCGCTGAAAGCCTTCTTCGGAGCTTTGGCTTTCGGTTTTTCAACTTATCTGATTATTATTCTGGGTGTTGGGCATAATGCCAAAGCCCATGCTATAGCCTATATGCCATTGGTGGTTGCCGGTGTAATTCTCGTATTCAGACGGAAATTTGTCCTGGGAGGCTTGCTGACTATGATTGCCGGGGCATTAGAAATTAATGCCAATCACTTTCAGATGACTTACTATCTGTTGTTTTTACTGCTGATTATTGGCATCTATTTTCTTTATAAATACATCAAACAGAAAGATTATAAAGGCATTTTGTATGCAGTTGGAGTATTTGCTGTAGCCGGAATTTTGGCTGTTGGAGCCAATGCAACCAGCCTGATGGCTACTTCTGAATATACTGATTTCAGTATGCGTGGAAAAAGTGAACTGACCTATAATCCGGATGGTTCTAAAAATACGACTACCTCTTCAATGTCATATGACTATATCACAGAATACAGCTACGGAATTGCGGAAAGTCTGAACCTGTTTGCTCCAAGATTGTTTGGAGGTTCCAACTCAGAACATTTGGGAAACAAATCTAAAGTATATGAATTTATTTCCGCTCAGGGTGCAAATCCAGAAGAGGCACAAGGTTTTACTGAAGCCTATGCTAAAACATACTGGGGCGACCAGCCAATCGTAGCCGCTCCGGCCTATATTGGAGCTGTTGTTTTCTTTTTATGCATATTGGCCTTATTCAATGACAAGCGAAAAATCAAATATGCCTTTTTAGGAGGAGCCATCTTTTCATTATTGCTTTCATGGGGTAAGAACTTCCCGTTAATGACTGACTTTTTCATTAACTATGTGCCAATGTATGACAAATTCAGGGCGGTATCTTCTATTCAGGTTGTTCTTGAGCTATGCATTCCGGTACTGGCAATAATGGGACTTCAAAGTTTTTTCAAATCAGAGAAAGAAGAACAATGGAAATCATTAAAACTGGCAGGAGGCGTAAGTTTGGGAATAATTGTACTGCTTTTCTTTGCCAAAGGAATGTTTGATTTTACAGGGCCTTATGATGCCCAAATGCAGCAGATGTTTAGCCAGGCACAAGGAAGCCACTCTTTTGGTCTAGAATTTATCGAAGCGTTACGTGAGGATAGAAAAAACATGTATAATGCAGACCTGTTGCGTTCCGGATTCCTTATTTTAGTGACAGCAGGACTTTTATGGCTGCATATCAAAAATAAGCTTTCACATACTTTTGCTGTCGTATTGGTAGGACTGTTCATGATTGGAGATTTGTTCTTCATCGACAAGAATTATGTTGACAGTACAGGCTTTGTAAGTGCAAGAGAAGTTAACGAACCTTTCCAGCCAACGGTTTCAGACCAGCAGATTTTAAGAGACACGACACAATACCGTGTTTATGAAATCGAAGGAAGATTACAGGCAAGAACTTCCTACTTCCACAAATCGCTGTCAGGTTACAGCGCTGTACGTCCAAGAAGGATTGAGCAGTTATTTGATTACCAGATTGCGAAAAACAATCTGAACGTACTCAATATGCTGAACACCAAATACGTCATCCAGGTAGATGAAAAAGGGCAGGAGTACCCAATCATAAACCCTGATGCCAACGGAAATGCATGGTTTGTAAGTGAAGTCAAATTTGTCAATACGCCAGATGAAGAAATGAAGGCATTGGACAAATTAGACACAAAGAATCAGGCCGTCTTTAACCAGAAAGAATTTAAAAATGCTATTTCAAAAACCTACCAGAAAGACAGTACAGCAACTATTGTTTTAAATAGCTATAAGCCAAACCATCTGAAATATACTTCCAATAATTCGCAAAAAGGATTGGCAGTCTTTTCGGAAATCTATTATCCAAAAGGATGGAAGGCAACTATTGACGGAAAACCAGCCGACCATTTCAGGGTAGATTACACATTAAGAGCAATGGAAATCCCGGCAGGAAAACATACAATTGAATTTAAATTTGAACCGCAGGTTGTCAAGACAGGTAGCACGATTGCTTTAATCAGCTCAATTGTAATGATATTGTTATTAATAGGCGGGATTTATTGGGAAAATAGAAGAAACAAAAAAGAAAACTCATTAGAGAAATAA
- a CDS encoding glycosyltransferase family 4 protein — protein MKKVLIITYYWPPAGGPGVQRWLKFVKYLPDFGIQPIVYIPENPTYPILDEELVSEVSDKAIILKKKIFEPYGFASIFSRKKTKKISSGIIPNQKKQSLLEKLFLWIRGNVFIPDARVFWVKPSVLFLEKYIRENEIDTIITSGPPHSLHLIGLALKERTKAHWIADFRDPWTTIGYHNKLKLSASAAKKHKELESIVLNEADQILVTSQTTKKEFEVLTTKPIEIITNGFDVEKVARQPLDEKFSIAHIGSFLSERNPRILWKCLKEIIKENPDFKKDFELKLIGAVSQEVLDALAEFRLNSYVNNLGYVSHKTAVEHQKKSQVLLLVEINSEDTKSIIPGKLFEYMASERPILAIGPEGSDFASIIKETNTGAFFHYDEFDALKERILAYYAAYKEDNLKTYAVGLQQYSRKSLTEKLSKIIRK, from the coding sequence TTGAAAAAGGTACTCATCATAACTTATTATTGGCCACCGGCAGGAGGACCCGGAGTGCAGCGCTGGTTAAAGTTTGTAAAGTACCTCCCTGATTTTGGTATTCAGCCAATTGTTTATATTCCCGAAAACCCAACCTATCCGATTCTGGATGAGGAGTTGGTTTCTGAAGTTTCCGATAAGGCCATTATATTGAAGAAGAAAATTTTCGAGCCATATGGGTTTGCCTCCATTTTTTCCAGGAAAAAGACCAAAAAAATCAGTTCGGGAATTATTCCAAATCAAAAAAAGCAATCCCTTCTGGAAAAACTTTTTCTTTGGATTCGGGGTAATGTTTTTATTCCGGATGCCAGGGTGTTTTGGGTAAAACCGTCGGTATTGTTTCTGGAGAAATACATTCGTGAAAACGAAATCGATACAATAATAACTTCCGGCCCTCCACACAGTCTCCATCTTATAGGATTGGCTTTAAAAGAAAGAACAAAAGCACACTGGATAGCAGATTTCAGAGACCCGTGGACAACCATAGGCTATCATAATAAACTGAAATTATCCGCATCGGCTGCAAAGAAACATAAAGAACTGGAATCTATTGTATTGAATGAAGCCGATCAGATTTTAGTAACCAGCCAAACGACCAAAAAAGAGTTTGAGGTGCTGACTACAAAACCGATAGAAATCATTACAAATGGTTTTGATGTAGAAAAAGTAGCCCGGCAGCCTTTGGACGAAAAATTCAGCATAGCGCATATTGGTTCCTTTTTATCTGAAAGGAATCCGAGAATATTATGGAAATGCCTTAAAGAAATCATTAAAGAAAACCCTGATTTCAAAAAAGATTTTGAATTGAAACTGATAGGAGCTGTAAGTCAGGAAGTGCTGGATGCCCTTGCAGAATTCAGGCTGAACTCTTATGTAAACAATCTGGGTTATGTTTCGCACAAGACAGCAGTTGAACACCAGAAAAAATCACAGGTGCTGCTTTTGGTCGAAATCAATTCTGAGGACACAAAAAGTATCATACCGGGAAAATTATTTGAATACATGGCCTCAGAACGTCCCATACTGGCAATAGGTCCTGAAGGTTCAGATTTCGCTTCTATCATAAAAGAAACAAATACAGGTGCCTTTTTCCATTATGATGAATTCGATGCCCTGAAAGAACGTATTCTGGCTTATTATGCCGCTTATAAAGAAGATAACCTTAAAACATATGCCGTCGGTTTACAACAGTACAGTCGAAAAAGCCTTACTGAAAAGCTGTCGAAAATTATACGAAAGTGA
- a CDS encoding oligosaccharide flippase family protein, which yields MGIVLNQSAKNIAVTYFGFGIGAVNALFLYTSFLGKTHYGIVSFLLSAANIMMPLMAFGVHSTLIRFYAKYKDEDKRERFLSFMLLMPFLLIIPITIITVFGYEQIASWIIKDNPTVEPYLWLIPVVGLFMGYFEIFYAWVKVHMKSVFGNFISEVLVRIVTTILLCSIYMGWIDKDTFIYCIAGAYGLQMLAMMVYAMYVRMPKLHVRLPENTRDIFGYSFFIILSGSVAVLLLDFDKVMIPAYEEISKNAVYSVAIYIATVIAVPSRAMLQIIYPITARLMSEEKMEELNDLYKKSAISLQVFGGLVMLGIFLNIKQLYLVIPGNYEAGLWSVFLIGLGKFYDVILGNNNAIILNTKYYRMVLIFGLLLVVMMIGLNMLFIPMYGITGSALATFISIFVYNTIKLLFVVRKMDLYPFTANTLKSFGIIALVFITFYFWDFPFNPFVNIILKSILITIVYVYLNYLFKISADINQVLEKMVPIIKNSLKK from the coding sequence ATGGGAATTGTATTAAACCAGTCTGCCAAAAATATTGCCGTAACCTATTTTGGTTTTGGTATTGGCGCTGTTAATGCACTTTTCCTCTATACCAGCTTTTTAGGAAAAACACATTACGGTATTGTTTCGTTTTTGCTTTCTGCTGCGAATATCATGATGCCGCTTATGGCGTTTGGCGTTCATAGTACACTGATACGGTTTTATGCAAAGTATAAGGACGAAGACAAACGCGAACGGTTTCTGAGTTTTATGCTGTTGATGCCTTTTCTGCTGATAATACCTATTACTATCATTACTGTTTTTGGATATGAGCAGATTGCGTCATGGATAATTAAAGACAATCCTACGGTTGAGCCTTATTTATGGCTGATACCGGTTGTAGGACTTTTTATGGGCTATTTTGAGATTTTCTATGCCTGGGTTAAAGTGCATATGAAATCTGTTTTCGGGAATTTTATCAGCGAAGTCCTGGTTCGGATTGTGACTACAATTCTGCTGTGTTCTATTTATATGGGATGGATTGATAAAGATACTTTTATTTATTGCATAGCAGGAGCTTACGGATTACAGATGCTCGCCATGATGGTATATGCGATGTATGTCAGAATGCCTAAATTGCATGTCAGGCTTCCTGAAAATACCAGGGATATTTTTGGCTATTCGTTTTTTATCATCTTGTCAGGAAGTGTAGCCGTATTATTACTGGATTTTGATAAGGTAATGATTCCGGCTTATGAAGAAATCAGCAAAAATGCAGTCTATTCTGTAGCGATTTATATTGCTACGGTTATTGCGGTTCCGAGTCGGGCCATGTTACAGATTATCTACCCGATAACAGCCCGCTTAATGAGCGAAGAAAAGATGGAAGAACTGAACGACCTCTATAAAAAAAGCGCCATCAGTCTGCAGGTTTTTGGTGGATTGGTAATGTTGGGTATTTTTCTAAATATCAAACAACTGTATCTGGTAATACCCGGAAATTATGAGGCGGGGCTGTGGAGTGTTTTTCTAATCGGACTCGGTAAGTTTTATGATGTCATTTTAGGAAACAACAATGCCATTATCCTGAATACAAAATACTACCGCATGGTTTTGATTTTCGGATTGCTGCTGGTTGTAATGATGATTGGGCTAAATATGCTTTTTATTCCAATGTATGGCATAACAGGTTCTGCTTTGGCTACCTTTATCTCCATATTTGTCTATAATACGATAAAACTGCTGTTTGTGGTTAGAAAAATGGATTTATATCCGTTTACTGCCAATACCCTAAAATCATTTGGAATCATAGCTCTTGTGTTTATCACATTTTATTTTTGGGATTTTCCTTTCAATCCTTTTGTAAATATCATCTTGAAATCAATATTGATTACAATAGTTTATGTGTATCTGAATTATCTTTTCAAGATTTCTGCCGATATCAATCAGGTTTTAGAGAAAATGGTTCCTATAATCAAAAACTCGCTTAAGAAGTAG
- a CDS encoding LysR family transcriptional regulator, translated as MLDFRLKVFYIVAKRLNFTKAAEELFITQPAVSKHIHEIESFYQSKLFERNGTRIKLTPAGEILLGYAEEILTIHRNIEFDLAALTKDIRGVLKIGASTTVAQYFLPKYLASFKRKFPDLKITLFVNNTEQVENLLLENKVNLGIVEGQTKRKDIKYTPLVKDEIVLCTSAANPSSKKATFALKDLQQLPLVMRESGSGTREVIIAALKKAGLPFSALNIDMEFESTESIKSYLLNSNSYAFLSVASIFKELKSGELKIVDIKELEIERYFYCVVQQGDTHFLNEVFFKHLSLHNLKL; from the coding sequence ATGTTGGACTTTAGGCTAAAAGTTTTTTACATAGTGGCGAAGCGGCTTAATTTTACAAAAGCTGCAGAAGAGCTTTTTATTACCCAGCCCGCCGTCAGCAAGCATATCCATGAGATTGAATCTTTCTATCAGAGCAAGCTTTTTGAAAGAAATGGTACAAGAATAAAACTAACTCCGGCCGGAGAAATACTTTTGGGCTATGCCGAAGAAATTCTAACCATACACAGAAACATAGAATTTGACCTTGCAGCACTGACGAAAGACATTAGGGGAGTGCTTAAAATAGGAGCCAGTACAACCGTAGCACAATACTTTTTACCAAAATATCTGGCTTCTTTCAAGCGGAAGTTCCCTGATTTGAAAATAACCCTTTTTGTGAATAATACAGAGCAGGTAGAGAACCTGTTGTTGGAAAATAAGGTCAATTTGGGTATTGTGGAAGGACAAACCAAACGCAAAGACATAAAATATACTCCTCTGGTTAAAGATGAAATAGTTTTGTGTACAAGCGCAGCAAACCCATCTTCAAAAAAGGCAACATTTGCTTTAAAAGATTTACAGCAACTACCTTTAGTAATGAGGGAAAGTGGTTCTGGAACCCGTGAAGTTATTATTGCGGCATTAAAAAAAGCAGGCCTGCCGTTTTCGGCCCTAAATATTGATATGGAATTTGAAAGTACAGAAAGCATCAAGTCTTATCTGTTGAATTCCAATTCGTATGCTTTCCTGTCTGTAGCTTCTATATTCAAAGAATTGAAAAGCGGAGAATTAAAAATTGTCGATATCAAAGAGTTGGAAATTGAGCGCTATTTCTATTGTGTTGTACAACAGGGTGATACGCATTTTTTAAATGAGGTTTTTTTCAAACACCTGTCCTTACATAACTTAAAGTTATAA
- a CDS encoding YeiH family protein has product MEKNNHLLEQKRNFFGKNITVRQLLFVLLILFCSSTYISPPFALFLGILTARTIGHPYLQFNHKITHYLLQISVVGLGFGMNVHTALQAGKSGFLFTVFSIFGVLTAGYIVGKILKINKEISFLISVGTAICGGSAIAAVSPVINAKEKQISVALGTIFILNSIALLLFPVIGHMLHLSQSQFGLWCAIAIQDTSSVVGAASKYGNEALQMATTVKLTRALWIIPIAFISSVIFKSKESKIKIPYFIGLFVVTIILNTYNPFFHKIGGSLVSLSKIGMTVTLFLIGAGLSKTVLASVGFKPILQGIILWILIAVPTVLIVFYL; this is encoded by the coding sequence ATGGAAAAAAACAATCATCTCTTAGAGCAGAAGCGGAACTTTTTCGGAAAGAATATTACGGTTAGGCAGCTACTTTTTGTATTGCTAATCCTGTTTTGCTCATCAACTTATATTTCGCCACCTTTTGCCTTATTTTTAGGAATTTTGACTGCCCGGACAATTGGACATCCATATTTGCAATTCAATCATAAAATAACGCATTATTTGCTGCAAATTTCTGTAGTAGGTTTAGGATTTGGTATGAATGTGCATACGGCACTTCAGGCAGGGAAAAGTGGTTTTTTATTTACGGTATTTTCTATTTTTGGTGTTCTTACAGCCGGATATATAGTCGGGAAAATCCTAAAGATTAATAAAGAAATATCCTTCCTGATTTCTGTTGGAACAGCCATTTGCGGAGGAAGTGCCATTGCTGCTGTTTCACCGGTTATCAACGCAAAAGAAAAACAAATAAGCGTAGCATTAGGAACAATTTTCATATTAAACTCAATAGCACTCCTGTTGTTCCCGGTTATAGGCCACATGCTGCATCTTTCCCAGTCTCAATTTGGATTGTGGTGTGCCATAGCAATACAAGATACCAGTTCTGTTGTAGGAGCTGCAAGCAAATATGGAAATGAAGCCTTGCAGATGGCTACTACGGTAAAGCTCACAAGGGCATTGTGGATAATTCCGATTGCTTTTATTAGTTCGGTTATTTTTAAGTCGAAAGAATCAAAAATAAAAATCCCTTATTTCATAGGCTTGTTTGTGGTGACCATCATCCTTAATACCTATAATCCTTTTTTCCATAAAATAGGAGGTAGCCTTGTAAGCCTGTCAAAAATCGGGATGACCGTTACGCTTTTTTTAATTGGAGCAGGTTTGTCGAAAACGGTATTGGCTTCGGTTGGATTCAAGCCTATACTGCAAGGAATTATCCTTTGGATACTTATAGCGGTTCCTACAGTTTTGATTGTATTTTATCTGTAA
- the uvrA gene encoding excinuclease ABC subunit UvrA — translation MITDITKIEPKSNIIIKGAQIHNLKNLDVVIPRNKFVVITGLSGSGKSSLAFDTLYAEGQRRYVESLSSYARQFLGRLDKPKVEYIKGIAPAIAIEQKVNTTNARSTVGTSTEIYDYLKLLFARIGKTFSPISGQEVRKDSVTDVINDVKSFDLDSRWLLLAPIHLEDGRALEDKLKVLLQQGFARILVGNEMVRLDEIDGHSLDNKDILLIIDRIVVKEEEEFFNRLADAIQTAFYEGKGVCYLQELNTDKRFTYSNNFELDGIQFFEPNVHLFSFNNPYGACPTCQGYGNVIGIDEDLVIPNTALSIFENAIYPWRGESMSWYRDELVKNGYKFDFPIHKPYYELTEEQKALVWKGNKEFVGLNDFFKELEVKNYKIQNRVMLSRYRGKTKCPDCRGKRLREEANYVKVGGKTISDLVDLPIKRLVTFFKELELSEYDFKVAKRLLLEINNRLAFLSEVGLDYLTLNRNSATLSGGESQRINLATSLGSSLVGSMYILDEPSIGLHPKDTERLIKVLLSLRDLGNTVIVVEHDEDIMKAADMIIDIGPEAGTFGGELVAQGTFEEILKSSSLTAQYLNGQEEIKTPRIRRKHKNFIDIIGARENNLKNIDVRFPLEVLTVITGVSGSGKSTLVKKILFPAMQKALEGVGEKAGQFSEMTGSYQLIKHIEYVDQNPIGRSSRSNPVTYIKAYDDIRDLFAKQKLSQIRNYQPKHFSFNVDGGRCETCKGEGTINVEMVFMADVQLVCDTCNGKRFKKEILEVTYEGKNIDDILTQTIDDAVAFFSEHKQTKITQKLQPLQDVGLGYVQLGQSSSTLSGGEAQRIKLASFLVKGATKDKALFVFDEPTTGLHFHDIKKLLASFDALIDKGHSIIVIEHNLDLIKCADYIIDIGPEGGENGGQLVASGTPEEIVQNKNSVTGKYLKEKL, via the coding sequence ATGATAACTGATATAACAAAGATTGAACCAAAATCAAATATTATCATCAAAGGTGCTCAAATTCACAATCTTAAGAATCTTGATGTAGTAATTCCCAGAAATAAATTTGTAGTCATTACAGGGCTTTCCGGCTCCGGAAAATCAAGTCTGGCTTTTGATACACTTTATGCTGAAGGACAAAGAAGATATGTTGAAAGTCTTTCTTCTTATGCCAGGCAGTTTCTTGGACGATTAGACAAGCCAAAAGTAGAATATATCAAAGGAATTGCTCCGGCAATAGCTATCGAGCAAAAAGTGAATACGACCAATGCCCGCTCAACGGTTGGTACTTCTACAGAAATATACGATTACCTGAAATTGCTTTTTGCCAGAATCGGGAAAACTTTCTCTCCTATATCCGGGCAGGAAGTCAGAAAGGACAGTGTTACGGATGTTATTAATGACGTAAAATCATTTGATTTGGATAGCCGGTGGTTGCTCCTCGCCCCTATTCATCTGGAAGACGGACGTGCACTTGAAGACAAACTAAAAGTATTGCTGCAACAGGGGTTTGCCCGTATACTGGTGGGTAATGAAATGGTAAGACTTGATGAAATAGACGGCCATTCGTTAGACAATAAAGATATATTATTGATTATTGACAGGATTGTTGTCAAGGAAGAAGAAGAATTTTTCAACCGACTTGCCGATGCTATCCAGACCGCTTTTTATGAAGGCAAAGGTGTTTGTTATCTGCAGGAATTAAATACGGATAAGCGTTTTACGTACAGTAATAATTTTGAACTGGACGGAATACAGTTTTTTGAACCCAACGTACACCTTTTCAGCTTTAATAATCCTTATGGAGCCTGCCCTACCTGTCAGGGATATGGGAATGTGATAGGAATTGATGAAGATTTGGTTATCCCGAACACGGCACTATCTATTTTCGAAAATGCTATTTATCCGTGGCGTGGCGAAAGCATGAGCTGGTATAGGGATGAACTGGTCAAAAACGGTTATAAATTTGATTTTCCCATCCACAAGCCCTATTACGAACTTACTGAGGAACAGAAAGCTTTGGTATGGAAAGGCAATAAGGAATTTGTCGGATTGAACGATTTCTTTAAAGAACTGGAAGTAAAAAATTATAAAATACAAAATCGTGTGATGCTTTCCCGCTACAGGGGTAAGACCAAATGCCCGGATTGCAGAGGAAAACGTCTGCGTGAAGAAGCCAATTATGTAAAAGTTGGCGGCAAAACGATTTCTGATTTGGTTGATTTGCCAATCAAAAGATTGGTTACTTTTTTCAAAGAACTGGAACTTTCGGAATACGATTTCAAAGTTGCCAAACGTTTATTACTGGAAATCAATAACCGCCTGGCTTTCCTATCGGAGGTGGGGCTTGATTATCTTACCCTAAACCGAAATTCTGCCACATTATCCGGAGGTGAATCCCAGCGAATTAATCTGGCTACATCCTTAGGAAGCAGTTTGGTGGGCTCGATGTATATTTTGGATGAGCCAAGTATCGGGCTTCATCCTAAAGATACGGAACGATTGATAAAAGTGTTGCTTTCGCTTCGCGATTTAGGAAATACGGTTATCGTGGTTGAACACGATGAAGATATTATGAAAGCGGCCGATATGATTATCGACATAGGCCCGGAAGCAGGAACATTTGGAGGAGAACTGGTGGCACAGGGAACTTTTGAGGAAATACTAAAATCATCATCGCTTACAGCCCAATACCTGAACGGACAGGAAGAAATAAAAACGCCGAGAATACGCAGAAAACATAAAAACTTTATTGATATTATTGGGGCACGTGAAAACAACCTTAAAAATATTGATGTTCGTTTTCCTTTGGAAGTGCTTACAGTAATCACCGGAGTTTCCGGAAGTGGAAAAAGTACGCTTGTCAAAAAAATACTTTTTCCGGCCATGCAGAAAGCGCTGGAAGGTGTTGGTGAAAAAGCCGGGCAATTTAGCGAAATGACCGGAAGTTATCAGCTTATCAAACATATCGAATATGTCGACCAGAATCCTATTGGCCGTAGTTCACGTTCCAATCCGGTGACCTATATCAAGGCGTATGACGATATTCGTGACCTGTTTGCGAAGCAAAAACTATCGCAAATCCGAAATTACCAGCCAAAGCATTTCTCATTCAACGTTGATGGCGGTCGTTGTGAAACCTGCAAAGGTGAAGGTACTATCAATGTAGAAATGGTTTTTATGGCGGATGTCCAATTGGTATGCGATACCTGCAACGGAAAGCGTTTCAAAAAAGAAATTCTGGAAGTTACCTATGAAGGAAAAAACATAGACGATATTCTGACGCAGACAATTGATGATGCTGTAGCTTTCTTTTCCGAACACAAGCAGACAAAAATCACCCAGAAACTGCAACCCTTACAGGATGTTGGTTTAGGTTACGTACAACTTGGGCAGTCCTCATCGACACTTTCGGGTGGTGAGGCACAGCGAATCAAACTAGCTTCTTTCCTTGTAAAAGGAGCAACAAAAGATAAAGCTCTGTTTGTTTTTGACGAACCAACTACCGGATTGCATTTTCACGATATTAAAAAACTGTTGGCTTCATTTGATGCCTTAATCGACAAAGGACATTCCATCATTGTTATTGAGCATAATCTTGACCTTATCAAGTGTGCTGATTATATTATCGATATTGGTCCTGAAGGCGGTGAAAACGGAGGACAGCTAGTTGCTTCGGGAACACCGGAAGAAATTGTACAAAATAAAAATTCTGTTACCGGAAAATATCTCAAAGAAAAACTATAG
- a CDS encoding RNA polymerase sigma factor, with protein sequence MANVQTPDALLVKRYVAGDEVALASLIDRHQSKIYGFIYSKVSDRDITDDIFQDTFIKVIKTLKSGSYNEEGKFLPWVMRIAHNLIVDHFRRGKKMPMSRETEEFSIFSVISDSCPNIESRMITAQVEKDLKKLIEELPDDQKEVLLMRIYQDLSFKEISELTGVSINTALGRMRYALMNLRKVIDKHQIILTN encoded by the coding sequence ATGGCAAATGTTCAAACCCCAGACGCTTTGTTGGTAAAAAGATATGTGGCAGGTGACGAAGTCGCTCTTGCTTCACTTATCGACAGACACCAGTCAAAAATCTATGGATTTATCTACTCCAAGGTTTCTGACAGAGATATTACTGATGATATTTTTCAGGACACCTTTATTAAAGTCATTAAAACCTTGAAATCAGGTTCGTATAATGAAGAAGGGAAATTTCTTCCCTGGGTAATGAGAATTGCCCATAACCTTATTGTGGACCATTTCAGGAGAGGCAAAAAAATGCCTATGTCAAGAGAAACAGAAGAGTTTTCTATATTCTCTGTTATTTCAGACTCATGCCCGAATATCGAAAGCAGAATGATTACGGCTCAGGTAGAAAAAGACCTGAAAAAATTGATAGAAGAACTTCCGGATGACCAGAAAGAAGTGCTGTTAATGCGAATTTATCAGGACCTTAGTTTTAAAGAAATCTCTGAATTGACGGGAGTTAGCATCAATACCGCTTTGGGTAGAATGCGTTATGCTCTCATGAACTTAAGAAAAGTTATTGACAAGCATCAAATTATCTTGACAAACTAA